Proteins from a genomic interval of Oceanispirochaeta crateris:
- a CDS encoding DMT family transporter encodes MASRQTHHLRGYLFALFATVLWSGNFIIARGLSGDLSPISLSFYRWSVAVLVFLPFSIRQFIVDFSTLMKHKLYICINALLGISIFNTLIYRAGHTTTAQNLSMIAIIFPVFIVLISVIFFKEKISIRKIAGIIIVFTGATLLVNKGQISNVLNMDFVVGDFWMLLASLIFAIYSILLNFRPEGLRLIPFQLSTYILGLVFLTPFYLYEQISSPQIPFDYGSHVFIAVLYAGIFASMSAFVLWNKAISYIGPVKTGMMYYSLPVFSFIEAYFFLDETIHLYSILCLILIVTGILLAVVQSTRNT; translated from the coding sequence ATGGCAAGCAGACAAACACATCATCTTCGGGGATATCTCTTTGCCTTGTTTGCTACGGTTCTGTGGTCAGGAAACTTTATAATAGCAAGGGGACTCAGTGGCGATCTCTCTCCCATCAGTCTTTCTTTTTACAGATGGTCCGTCGCTGTTCTTGTTTTCCTTCCTTTTTCAATTAGACAGTTTATTGTTGATTTTTCAACATTGATGAAACATAAACTCTACATTTGCATTAATGCCTTGTTGGGTATTTCAATTTTTAATACCTTGATCTATAGAGCAGGTCATACAACGACAGCTCAAAATCTCTCCATGATTGCCATAATTTTTCCTGTTTTCATCGTCTTAATCTCCGTTATTTTCTTTAAGGAGAAAATATCTATTCGCAAAATTGCAGGGATCATTATTGTCTTTACCGGTGCTACTCTATTGGTGAATAAAGGGCAAATTTCCAATGTTTTAAACATGGATTTCGTTGTTGGAGATTTTTGGATGCTCCTTGCATCTCTCATTTTTGCTATATACAGTATCCTGTTAAATTTCAGACCTGAAGGACTGAGGTTGATTCCCTTTCAGTTGAGTACCTATATTCTGGGACTGGTGTTTCTGACTCCCTTTTATCTGTATGAACAAATAAGTTCTCCCCAGATACCATTTGATTATGGCTCTCATGTTTTTATTGCTGTACTGTATGCGGGGATCTTTGCATCTATGTCTGCCTTTGTTCTATGGAATAAGGCAATCAGCTATATAGGACCCGTAAAAACAGGGATGATGTATTATAGTCTTCCGGTTTTCAGTTTCATCGAAGCCTATTTTTTCCTGGATGAGACAATTCATCTTTATTCCATCCTCTGCCTGATCCTCATTGTAACGGGAATTTTATTGGCCGTAGTTCAATCAACAAGGAATACATAG
- a CDS encoding TRAP transporter large permease, translating to MSIFPIVIVMILYFSSIPIAFALLAATLAYFTFGDTGTPPDLILQKFITSASSFPLLAVPFFIMVGEIMNFSGISSSLMKMADVLTGHMKGGLAQVNVVLSTMMGGISGSANADAAMQSKILVPEMEKRGYDRAFSTAITAASSAIAPVIPPGINLIIYALIAQASVAQMFIGGYVPGLLMCIALMVTVYIISRKRGYLPTREKMSPPKDILIQLRESIWALLLPFGIIMGIRFGIFTPTEAGAIAVLFCTIVGAFFYKELKWKHFPIILKNTVYSTSSVVLIIVAASVFGQYMSWERIPHQLTQSLMTFSGSPWLMLVVINLFLLFLGMFLEGGAVLIIVAPLLVPVIRTMGIDVVHFGLVLIVNIMIGGITPPFGSMMFTTCSITKVSVGDFMREIWPFIIALILVLLVVTYIPAVVMFLPNLL from the coding sequence ATGTCCATTTTTCCAATTGTTATTGTCATGATCCTTTATTTTTCGAGTATTCCCATTGCTTTTGCTCTATTGGCAGCCACTCTGGCGTATTTCACCTTTGGTGATACGGGAACACCCCCAGACTTGATTCTTCAGAAATTTATCACATCGGCATCATCATTTCCTCTCCTCGCAGTTCCATTTTTTATTATGGTCGGGGAAATTATGAACTTTTCAGGTATCAGTTCGAGTCTGATGAAAATGGCCGACGTCTTAACAGGCCATATGAAAGGGGGCCTGGCTCAAGTCAATGTTGTTCTTAGCACCATGATGGGCGGGATTTCCGGGTCTGCCAATGCCGATGCGGCTATGCAGTCCAAAATTCTGGTTCCTGAAATGGAGAAACGGGGGTATGACAGGGCGTTTTCTACGGCCATTACCGCAGCCTCTTCGGCCATCGCTCCGGTTATTCCACCTGGAATCAATCTGATCATTTATGCCCTTATTGCCCAGGCCTCTGTGGCGCAAATGTTTATTGGGGGCTATGTCCCCGGACTTTTGATGTGTATCGCTTTAATGGTTACGGTGTACATTATTTCAAGGAAGAGGGGATATCTACCGACCCGTGAGAAGATGTCGCCTCCCAAGGATATTCTGATACAGTTGAGGGAGTCCATTTGGGCTCTCCTGCTCCCTTTCGGGATTATTATGGGAATCCGGTTCGGAATATTCACACCCACCGAAGCGGGTGCCATTGCCGTCCTTTTTTGTACCATCGTGGGAGCCTTTTTTTACAAAGAACTGAAATGGAAACATTTTCCAATCATTCTAAAAAATACGGTTTACTCCACGAGTTCGGTTGTTCTTATCATTGTAGCTGCTTCTGTTTTTGGTCAGTATATGAGTTGGGAGCGTATACCGCACCAATTGACTCAATCTCTGATGACATTTTCAGGATCTCCCTGGCTTATGCTCGTTGTGATCAACCTCTTTTTACTCTTTCTAGGTATGTTTTTGGAAGGCGGAGCCGTTTTGATCATTGTCGCACCCTTGCTGGTTCCTGTCATACGAACCATGGGAATTGATGTTGTTCATTTTGGTCTGGTTCTTATTGTCAATATTATGATTGGAGGAATCACTCCTCCCTTTGGATCTATGATGTTTACCACTTGTTCTATAACCAAGGTTTCAGTGGGTGATTTCATGAGGGAAATATGGCCCTTCATCATAGCTTTGATTTTGGTTCTTTTGGTGGTTACATACATTCCGGCTGTCGTGATGTTTTTGCCGAATCTGCTTTAA
- a CDS encoding nickel/cobalt transporter, which produces MFIDFRRDKRSVLIFLMMIAGLYAQANPFLGNNEGKKTPSVRPPGHAGFLIEQQLEFRDRIGNMLLESQEKNDSALLIGILGLAFLYGILHSAGPGHRKTVIFSVFLSRKAKWYEPLAAAMMSAGAHASAAVFLVLFFQYVFQKMASVQINNISQYMEGISFILLFVLSLYFSIKVVIRLIKKEAHHHGPKEKDKNLYSTLLISSFFPCPGVIMILSFSIALGLLKLGILSIIALSLGMGLTISLVAYLAYFGRTGLFNVFKKKEKRLESISAYLELSSFLFLSLFSLWMAFPFILAFLR; this is translated from the coding sequence TTGTTTATTGATTTTAGAAGAGATAAAAGATCTGTTTTGATCTTTTTGATGATGATTGCCGGACTGTATGCCCAAGCCAATCCCTTTCTTGGAAACAATGAAGGGAAGAAAACACCCTCGGTGAGACCTCCCGGACATGCTGGATTTCTGATTGAACAACAACTTGAGTTTAGGGATCGCATCGGAAACATGCTTCTGGAATCCCAGGAGAAAAATGATTCGGCTCTCTTAATAGGAATATTGGGCCTTGCATTTTTATATGGAATACTCCATTCAGCAGGCCCAGGTCACAGAAAAACGGTCATTTTCTCCGTCTTCTTATCACGGAAAGCCAAATGGTATGAACCTCTGGCAGCGGCCATGATGTCCGCTGGTGCTCATGCATCAGCCGCCGTGTTTCTGGTGTTATTTTTTCAATATGTATTCCAAAAAATGGCCTCTGTTCAGATCAACAATATCAGTCAGTACATGGAAGGGATCAGCTTTATCCTTCTTTTTGTGCTGAGTCTTTACTTTTCAATCAAAGTGGTGATCAGGCTTATTAAAAAAGAAGCTCATCATCATGGACCCAAGGAGAAAGATAAGAATCTTTACTCCACATTATTGATTTCCAGCTTTTTCCCCTGCCCAGGTGTCATCATGATTCTCAGTTTTTCAATTGCCCTGGGCCTTTTAAAACTGGGAATACTCTCAATCATAGCCCTCTCTTTGGGAATGGGCCTTACCATCTCCCTGGTTGCATATCTGGCCTACTTTGGAAGAACCGGTCTATTTAATGTATTCAAAAAGAAAGAAAAAAGGCTGGAAAGCATATCTGCCTATCTAGAATTAAGCAGTTTTCTCTTTCTCAGCCTTTTCAGCCTCTGGATGGCTTTCCCCTTTATTCTTGCATTCCTAAGATGA
- a CDS encoding arginine deiminase, with translation MTTLPFYNVNSEVGKLESVLLHRPGKELERLTPQSLEELLFDDIPWLGRMQEEHDMFADVLRSRGCQVFYYDRLLEKILEDESVKKEMVEELSVLTGFGRLKEKDAILEHLLSRTPAALTEILIAGLHKSEISYKEDHRSLSYYIADEYPFYINPLPNLYFTRDPGAVIGNGISINSMKTSARNRETMILSYINRHHEKINCHEVPQWYGYHQNEPIEGGDILVLSKSVLAIGCSARSSAVAIEKLAENLFKSNSSIEEVLVIQIPFKRAYMHLDTVFTMLDRDKFTIFPGIENDIKVFSLKNSLKKAGSLKITARTDLNKALCKALKLNQVLIIPSGGGDKITAAREQWNDSTNTLAISPGTVVTYRRNTASNDSLRENGVEVVEIEGSELVRGRGGPRCMSMPLRRTDLD, from the coding sequence ATGACCACTCTACCTTTCTATAATGTAAATTCTGAAGTCGGGAAGCTGGAATCTGTCCTCCTTCACAGACCGGGAAAAGAACTTGAACGATTAACACCTCAATCCCTAGAAGAACTTCTTTTTGATGATATACCATGGCTGGGACGGATGCAGGAAGAGCATGATATGTTCGCAGATGTGCTAAGGAGTCGGGGCTGCCAGGTTTTCTACTATGACAGACTACTGGAGAAGATCCTGGAAGATGAGTCTGTTAAAAAAGAGATGGTAGAGGAGCTTTCTGTTTTAACTGGTTTTGGACGATTAAAAGAAAAGGATGCCATCTTAGAACACCTTCTATCCAGAACCCCGGCGGCATTGACTGAGATCCTGATTGCCGGTCTTCATAAAAGCGAAATTTCCTATAAAGAGGACCATAGAAGCCTCTCTTACTATATTGCCGACGAGTATCCTTTTTATATCAATCCCCTCCCCAATTTATACTTTACTAGAGATCCAGGTGCAGTGATCGGAAATGGTATCTCAATCAATTCCATGAAAACATCAGCCCGGAATCGGGAAACCATGATCCTTTCCTATATCAATCGTCATCATGAAAAGATCAATTGCCATGAAGTACCACAGTGGTATGGATATCATCAGAATGAGCCCATTGAAGGGGGGGATATACTTGTTCTGAGTAAGTCTGTTCTCGCCATCGGTTGCAGTGCCCGATCTTCAGCGGTGGCCATTGAAAAACTGGCGGAGAATCTATTTAAATCTAACTCTTCTATTGAAGAGGTTCTGGTGATTCAGATACCTTTTAAGAGGGCTTATATGCATCTGGATACTGTTTTTACCATGCTGGACCGGGATAAATTTACGATTTTTCCGGGAATCGAGAATGATATTAAGGTATTCAGTCTTAAAAACTCATTGAAGAAAGCTGGTTCTTTAAAGATTACTGCCCGTACTGATCTGAATAAAGCGCTTTGCAAGGCCTTGAAACTGAATCAGGTTCTGATTATTCCCAGTGGTGGGGGGGATAAAATTACAGCGGCTAGAGAACAATGGAATGATAGTACCAATACGCTGGCTATTTCACCCGGAACTGTTGTAACATATCGGAGAAATACTGCTTCCAACGATTCTCTGCGTGAAAATGGTGTGGAAGTTGTTGAAATTGAAGGATCTGAACTTGTACGCGGACGGGGAGGTCCCCGTTGTATGAGCATGCCTTTGAGAAGAACTGATTTAGATTAA
- a CDS encoding outer membrane beta-barrel protein, translating into MRNQLNNIFIIFIFLFSLVSVFPESNSIGYISSLTLPWYSGGGWDDFLEDSSQELSPTAVENTSLIGFSLGLIAVSPINRSLSLRCEVLLSAQGGGYTFEYPNGDSDANLISEINLGIPFSLKVNVLSVQNNVLYLIGGLQMSALLSQAEYAQQGAVFNKTKLDRDDFSILNFSWIGGIGVDVPHRDHIIFLELSYLRETDSTLIIYENVHQNVLKMSCGIRWVL; encoded by the coding sequence ATGCGAAACCAGCTTAATAATATATTCATCATTTTTATTTTCTTGTTTTCCCTTGTTTCTGTTTTCCCAGAGAGTAATAGTATAGGATACATTTCATCATTAACACTTCCCTGGTACAGCGGAGGAGGTTGGGATGATTTCTTAGAAGATTCTTCCCAGGAACTCTCACCCACAGCGGTTGAAAATACCTCTCTCATTGGGTTTTCACTGGGGCTTATAGCTGTATCTCCAATTAACAGGTCTCTGTCTTTAAGATGTGAGGTCCTGCTTTCAGCTCAGGGCGGGGGATATACCTTTGAGTATCCAAATGGAGATTCTGATGCAAATCTGATCAGTGAAATCAATCTTGGTATTCCCTTCTCTTTAAAAGTGAATGTCCTCTCAGTTCAGAATAATGTGTTGTATTTAATTGGTGGGTTACAGATGAGTGCCCTCCTGAGCCAGGCTGAATATGCGCAACAGGGAGCTGTTTTCAATAAAACTAAACTTGATCGAGATGATTTCTCAATCTTGAATTTCTCATGGATAGGCGGGATCGGGGTGGATGTTCCCCATAGAGATCATATCATTTTTTTAGAGCTCAGCTATTTAAGAGAAACAGATTCTACATTGATCATTTATGAAAATGTCCACCAGAATGTTTTGAAGATGTCCTGTGGCATCCGGTGGGTTTTATGA
- the argF gene encoding ornithine carbamoyltransferase: MLKENHMAVNLRGRHLLTLKDFTPEECRYLLDLSLDLKRKKRAGIRGNLLDGRNIVLLFEKASTRTRCAFETAAFDEGAQVTFLTNSQMGKKESIEDTAKVLGRFYDGIEFRGFKQDTVEDLAKYSGVPVWNGLTDLYHPTQILADFLTVMEHCNKPLNKVKFVYAGDARNNMGNSLMIGAAKMGMHFVALAPKELFPSEALVAEMKEIAKETGAVIELSESLDAVKGADVLYTDVWVSMGEEAMFEERIKQLKPYQVNMEMVKKTGNDDVLFMHCLPAFHDTETDIAKDVKEKFGLDSMEVTDEVFRSKHSVVFDEAENRMHTIKAVMVATIGNV, encoded by the coding sequence ATGTTGAAGGAGAATCATATGGCTGTCAATTTAAGAGGAAGGCATCTACTTACACTGAAGGATTTTACTCCCGAAGAGTGCCGTTATCTTCTGGATCTGTCACTGGATCTTAAAAGAAAGAAAAGAGCCGGGATCAGAGGTAATCTTCTGGACGGTAGGAATATAGTTTTGCTTTTTGAAAAGGCCTCTACAAGAACCAGATGTGCCTTTGAAACCGCTGCATTTGATGAAGGCGCTCAGGTGACCTTCCTAACCAATAGCCAGATGGGCAAAAAAGAGTCTATTGAAGACACGGCGAAGGTCCTGGGAAGATTCTATGACGGAATCGAGTTTCGGGGATTCAAACAGGACACAGTGGAAGATCTCGCGAAATATTCAGGCGTTCCTGTCTGGAACGGACTGACTGATCTGTATCATCCCACCCAAATCCTTGCAGATTTTTTGACCGTGATGGAACACTGTAATAAACCTCTGAATAAGGTTAAATTTGTCTATGCCGGTGATGCCCGTAATAATATGGGAAACTCTCTGATGATTGGTGCTGCCAAGATGGGTATGCATTTTGTTGCCCTGGCTCCAAAAGAACTCTTTCCTTCAGAGGCACTGGTTGCCGAAATGAAAGAAATAGCCAAGGAAACCGGAGCTGTTATCGAATTGTCTGAAAGTCTGGACGCCGTGAAAGGGGCTGATGTCCTTTATACGGATGTCTGGGTATCCATGGGCGAAGAGGCCATGTTTGAAGAAAGGATCAAGCAGCTGAAACCCTATCAGGTCAATATGGAGATGGTTAAAAAAACAGGCAATGACGACGTACTGTTCATGCATTGTCTGCCGGCTTTTCATGATACAGAAACAGATATAGCCAAAGATGTGAAAGAAAAATTCGGACTGGATTCCATGGAAGTGACGGATGAGGTGTTCAGAAGCAAGCATTCTGTGGTTTTTGATGAAGCCGAAAATAGGATGCATACCATAAAAGCCGTTATGGTCGCAACCATAGGCAATGTCTGA
- the alr gene encoding alanine racemase, protein MQSENKRATRAVIHLDRIVHNLDCIKSLTSGNQKICIAVKADAYGHGALQVSRKALEWGVDFLAVATVNEGRLLREGGITAPVLLFGFALDEEINDIVKYDLTPFVGDVHYVEKLNKEAHKLGVVLNVHLKIDTGMGRIGVTPDEALPLAELLGTMKNLKMGGICTHLPVSDSSSTDDVRFTREQINLFAKTVKTLKNSGIDPGIVHAANSGAIIAYPEAHFDMVRPGICLYGYYPDPGMKKSVEFRPVMDFISKLTFLKRVKKGTAISYGRTWEAPRDTWIATVPAGYADGYNRMLSSRGRVLVNGKSCPVAGRVCMDQFMIDLGDETEAALYDDVLLFGSQEGSLSAADIAAIAGTIPYEITCNINKRVPRDYKE, encoded by the coding sequence GTGCAGTCTGAAAATAAAAGGGCTACTAGAGCCGTAATCCATCTGGATCGCATAGTCCATAATCTGGATTGTATAAAATCATTGACATCAGGAAATCAAAAAATCTGTATTGCCGTAAAAGCGGATGCTTACGGACATGGGGCTCTCCAGGTCTCCCGTAAGGCTCTGGAATGGGGGGTCGACTTTCTGGCTGTGGCAACCGTAAATGAGGGCCGGCTTCTGCGTGAAGGGGGAATCACCGCCCCAGTGCTCCTCTTTGGCTTTGCCTTAGATGAGGAAATCAACGATATCGTTAAGTATGATTTGACTCCCTTTGTGGGAGATGTGCACTATGTTGAGAAACTCAATAAAGAAGCTCACAAGTTGGGAGTGGTCCTCAATGTGCATTTGAAAATAGATACAGGAATGGGCCGAATCGGAGTCACTCCCGATGAAGCTCTTCCTTTGGCAGAACTCCTTGGGACAATGAAAAACTTGAAAATGGGAGGTATCTGTACGCATCTTCCGGTGTCTGATAGTTCTTCTACAGACGATGTCCGCTTTACGCGGGAACAGATAAACCTCTTTGCGAAGACCGTTAAAACTCTCAAAAACAGCGGGATTGATCCCGGTATTGTTCACGCGGCTAATTCGGGAGCCATCATTGCTTATCCCGAAGCTCATTTTGATATGGTCCGTCCTGGAATCTGCCTTTATGGATACTACCCTGATCCCGGAATGAAGAAGTCTGTAGAATTTAGACCTGTCATGGACTTTATTTCAAAACTGACTTTTTTGAAACGGGTTAAAAAGGGTACCGCAATCTCTTATGGCAGAACCTGGGAGGCGCCCCGGGATACTTGGATTGCCACCGTACCTGCAGGTTATGCCGACGGGTATAACCGAATGCTCTCGTCCCGCGGGAGGGTTCTGGTCAATGGTAAATCCTGCCCTGTGGCCGGTCGTGTCTGCATGGATCAATTTATGATTGATCTGGGCGATGAAACAGAGGCCGCTTTGTATGATGACGTATTACTTTTCGGCAGCCAGGAGGGGAGCCTGAGCGCCGCAGATATAGCAGCAATTGCCGGGACAATCCCTTATGAGATCACCTGTAATATTAACAAACGAGTTCCCCGGGACTACAAAGAGTAA
- a CDS encoding DUF3943 domain-containing protein — translation MRKGHLLPSVCVFLFIVSAVPAVSQDFKNYSLGLSETILSNNLLWGFNRYIHQTDYGMITMDSVQKNVTGPWVWDQDEFIVNHLGHPYQGAVYYSSGRSSGNSFWSSASLTLLGSLSWELLMETETPSKNDLIITTFGGVTFGEMLFRISESLRYGAEGDEKSPGFFRRLGANIISPFSGINDYFVPGKKARTVHIGGYQSVGVGRSYFIVRLKQSPEESFSSDGVDLIYHLNLIYGEPVTGHNTDPFDFFTISTEINLSYGNESFLSFFTEGLIYDRAFFSDGNFKQSLGLYLNYDFVNNRIINLSANGAGIGWISESSIGSSWSYNSSIYINYIFMGASSIIYLKYNDLYLTAPEYERRNYSLNTGYNVKTSFSLSWKESLFFDAYYALYNLFIIDSSVPEDGSKGSEFIGIIGASCRKKISDDFFVGIKGQIFHKESFFENQKDAHEIVPVYSMYYGFEF, via the coding sequence ATGAGAAAAGGACATCTGCTTCCCTCTGTCTGTGTATTCCTATTCATAGTGTCTGCAGTTCCTGCTGTTTCTCAGGATTTCAAGAATTACAGTCTGGGCCTTTCTGAAACTATTTTGAGCAATAATCTGTTATGGGGATTTAATCGATACATTCATCAAACTGATTATGGAATGATAACCATGGATTCTGTGCAGAAAAATGTGACAGGACCCTGGGTTTGGGACCAGGATGAGTTTATAGTAAACCATCTGGGACACCCCTATCAGGGAGCTGTCTATTATAGCTCCGGACGATCTTCGGGTAATAGTTTCTGGAGTTCTGCCTCTTTGACCCTGTTGGGAAGTTTGTCCTGGGAACTTTTGATGGAGACGGAGACTCCCTCAAAAAATGATTTGATTATAACGACTTTTGGGGGAGTCACCTTCGGAGAGATGTTATTCCGAATTTCTGAATCTCTCCGCTACGGCGCGGAAGGGGATGAAAAGAGTCCGGGATTTTTCAGGAGATTAGGAGCCAATATCATAAGTCCATTTTCCGGGATCAACGACTATTTTGTACCAGGGAAGAAAGCCAGGACCGTTCACATTGGTGGATATCAATCTGTAGGAGTGGGACGGAGTTATTTTATTGTTCGGTTGAAACAAAGTCCGGAAGAAAGTTTTTCCAGTGATGGGGTAGACCTCATTTATCATTTAAACCTGATCTATGGAGAACCAGTTACCGGACATAACACAGACCCTTTTGATTTTTTTACAATATCAACCGAGATCAATCTCTCTTATGGCAATGAGTCATTTTTGAGTTTTTTTACAGAAGGGCTGATCTATGACCGGGCCTTTTTTTCTGATGGAAATTTTAAACAAAGTTTGGGGCTCTACCTGAATTATGACTTTGTGAATAACAGAATTATTAATCTGAGTGCAAATGGAGCGGGAATCGGGTGGATAAGTGAATCATCCATTGGATCGAGCTGGTCCTACAATTCCTCAATATACATAAATTATATTTTTATGGGTGCCAGCAGCATCATATATCTAAAATACAATGACCTTTATCTGACAGCTCCTGAATATGAAAGGCGGAACTATAGCCTGAATACAGGATATAATGTCAAAACAAGTTTTTCTTTGAGTTGGAAGGAGTCATTATTTTTTGATGCGTATTATGCCTTATACAATCTCTTTATCATTGATTCTTCTGTCCCGGAAGACGGTTCCAAAGGGAGTGAGTTTATAGGAATTATAGGTGCATCCTGTCGAAAAAAAATCTCTGATGACTTCTTTGTGGGAATTAAAGGTCAGATTTTTCATAAAGAGAGTTTCTTTGAAAACCAAAAAGATGCGCATGAAATTGTTCCCGTTTATTCAATGTATTATGGCTTTGAATTTTAA
- a CDS encoding DUF1007 family protein, whose protein sequence is MTSRKFMLFIVFLFLIQFQIHAHPHMSITTRCSFTFEDMELTGVWVDYRFDKYFSIDILQSFDLDQNKIFDSEETLEVYNNAFINLENYGFFISIRDGDKRSSPQKVSDFSLSYEDNHISYRFFMKLEDSDERQVVLSVFDPTYFCSCTYEETDTVRVISDEDFQFDYSVKENKDYPVYYDPYAAVGDDTTHDFWFPGLETAYPEEIHFVY, encoded by the coding sequence ATGACTTCCAGAAAATTCATGCTCTTCATCGTATTTCTTTTCCTAATCCAATTTCAAATCCATGCTCATCCTCACATGTCCATAACAACCCGCTGTAGCTTTACTTTCGAAGACATGGAACTCACAGGAGTATGGGTAGACTATCGTTTTGACAAGTACTTCTCCATAGACATACTCCAATCTTTTGACCTGGATCAAAATAAAATCTTTGATTCGGAAGAGACCCTAGAAGTATATAATAATGCCTTCATTAACCTCGAAAACTATGGTTTTTTTATCAGCATAAGAGATGGTGATAAAAGGAGTTCTCCCCAGAAAGTCAGTGACTTTTCCCTCTCTTATGAGGACAATCATATAAGCTACCGATTCTTTATGAAACTTGAAGACAGCGATGAAAGGCAAGTTGTTTTATCCGTATTTGATCCTACTTATTTCTGTTCCTGTACATACGAAGAAACTGACACGGTGAGGGTCATCAGTGATGAAGATTTTCAGTTTGATTATTCTGTGAAGGAAAATAAAGACTACCCTGTCTATTATGATCCTTATGCAGCCGTCGGTGATGATACGACCCATGATTTTTGGTTCCCCGGTCTTGAGACTGCCTACCCCGAGGAAATTCACTTTGTTTATTGA